A genomic region of Nostoc sp. UHCC 0702 contains the following coding sequences:
- a CDS encoding NAD(P)H-dependent oxidoreductase codes for MVKIIGIGGSLRTNSYTQLALQIAAQRVEALGAEVEILDLRQLKLPFCDGAKEYPEYADVQRLHDTVRNGDGLILATPEYHGGVSGVLKNALDLMSFNELSGKVTGLISVLGGQSNSNALNDLRLIMRWVHGWVIPEQIAVGQAWGAFSPEGKLLDEKLSQRFDEFAQSLVDNTRKLRGVN; via the coding sequence ATGGTAAAAATTATTGGCATTGGTGGTAGTTTAAGAACCAACTCTTATACCCAGTTGGCATTGCAAATTGCAGCGCAACGGGTAGAAGCTTTAGGAGCAGAGGTAGAAATCTTGGATTTGCGCCAGTTGAAGTTACCATTTTGTGATGGCGCAAAAGAGTATCCAGAATATGCAGATGTTCAACGGTTGCACGATACTGTTCGCAACGGTGATGGATTAATTTTGGCAACACCTGAATATCATGGAGGCGTCAGTGGTGTTCTCAAAAATGCTCTTGATTTGATGAGTTTTAACGAACTGTCTGGTAAAGTCACTGGATTAATTAGCGTATTGGGAGGTCAATCTAATAGTAATGCTCTCAACGACCTCCGGCTAATTATGCGGTGGGTTCATGGTTGGGTAATTCCCGAACAAATCGCTGTTGGTCAAGCTTGGGGTGCTTTTAGTCCTGAAGGGAAGCTACTGGATGAGAAACTCTCCCAACGATTTGATGAGTTTGCTCAAAGTTTAGTTGATAACACTCGCAAGCTGCGAGGGGTTAATTAA
- a CDS encoding ferrochelatase — protein sequence MVATPEKLHATHEHVSGNDRVAVLLMGYGEVESYEDFANYNEQALNLLTAKFAPVPTWVYPPLARLLALFDRHEWGHQHHDFISPHNAIFEKQRAGIEKELQAKWGDSVQVFKAFNFCAPFLPKQVLAEIQNQGFEKLLIYPLLVVDSIFTSGIAIEQVNNALAEVADGEEHWVKAQRYIPSFYNEPAYINLMAHLVEEKINADLAAGYLPSQIGIVLMNHGCPHKAKGFTSGITESQALYDLVRDKLINRYPLISVGWLNHDTPLIEWTLPNAEQAANNLIQLGAKVVLFMPIGFATENHETLLDVHHIIHALEKKHPDVDYVQMACVNDHPEFLAMVAEWANAHIAELKNEQAATVNPQLAGHHHHHHH from the coding sequence GTGGTAGCCACGCCGGAAAAACTGCACGCCACCCACGAGCATGTGTCAGGAAATGACCGTGTAGCCGTATTGCTCATGGGCTACGGCGAAGTCGAAAGCTACGAAGATTTTGCTAACTATAACGAACAAGCTTTAAATCTACTGACAGCAAAATTTGCACCAGTACCAACTTGGGTTTATCCACCCCTAGCTAGGTTATTAGCATTATTTGACCGCCACGAATGGGGACACCAACATCACGATTTTATCTCCCCACACAACGCCATCTTTGAAAAGCAACGCGCTGGTATCGAAAAAGAGTTGCAAGCAAAGTGGGGTGATAGTGTCCAAGTTTTTAAAGCTTTCAACTTCTGCGCTCCCTTTTTACCTAAACAGGTTTTGGCAGAAATCCAAAACCAAGGCTTCGAGAAACTGCTAATTTACCCACTGCTGGTTGTTGATTCTATATTTACTAGCGGGATTGCGATCGAGCAAGTTAACAACGCTTTAGCCGAGGTGGCTGATGGCGAGGAACATTGGGTGAAAGCACAACGTTACATCCCTTCTTTTTACAATGAACCAGCCTACATCAATTTGATGGCTCATCTGGTTGAGGAGAAAATTAATGCCGACTTAGCAGCAGGTTACTTACCTTCTCAAATCGGTATTGTGTTAATGAACCACGGTTGTCCCCACAAAGCCAAAGGTTTTACCTCTGGGATTACCGAAAGTCAAGCCCTGTATGATTTGGTACGCGATAAGTTGATTAATCGCTATCCTTTAATTTCAGTGGGTTGGCTGAACCACGACACACCCTTAATTGAATGGACACTACCAAATGCAGAACAAGCTGCTAATAACCTGATTCAATTGGGTGCAAAAGTTGTGCTTTTTATGCCAATTGGTTTCGCAACAGAAAACCACGAAACTCTATTGGACGTACACCACATCATCCATGCTTTGGAGAAGAAGCATCCTGATGTAGACTACGTGCAAATGGCTTGTGTAAATGACCATCCAGAGTTTTTAGCGATGGTCGCCGAGTGGGCAAATGCTCATATTGCTGAGTTGAAAAACGAGCAAGCAGCAACAGTTAATCCTCAATTAGCTGGGCATCATCATCACCATCACCATTAG
- a CDS encoding MFS transporter, which produces MFPTEPAAVNNGFGALLKNRGFMLLWIGQLVSQLADKVFFVLMIALLEFYPPPPGLAENSMYSTLMIVFTVPAILFGSAGGIFVDRLPKKVIMIGSDIVRGVLTLLIPLLPREFLILLVITFAISTVTQFFAPAEQAAIPLLVRRENLLAANALFSSTMMGALIVGFAVGEPLLSLAKSLLGEQYGQEIIVSVLYLASSAIMVPIKFKEHKPLKEDQQSNHPWTEFTQSLRYLKKNRLVLNAMLQLTTLYCVFAALTVLAIQLAQEFGLKEKQFGFFLAAAGVGMVFGAGVLGHWGEKFHHKPLPLIGFLMMALVLGVFTFTHNLVLALGLCALLGLGASFIGVPMQTLIQQQTPPNMHGKVFGFQNHAVNIALSAPLAIIGPLTDELGLRTVLLGMSAVVVIVGVWAWQNTRRVLQDVI; this is translated from the coding sequence ATGTTCCCAACTGAACCAGCTGCTGTAAATAATGGGTTTGGCGCACTGCTAAAAAACCGTGGTTTCATGCTTTTGTGGATTGGGCAATTAGTTTCCCAGTTAGCAGATAAGGTTTTCTTCGTTTTGATGATTGCCTTACTGGAGTTTTATCCACCACCACCTGGGTTAGCAGAAAACTCGATGTACTCAACTTTGATGATCGTGTTTACAGTGCCGGCGATTTTGTTTGGTTCTGCTGGCGGTATCTTTGTTGACCGTTTGCCGAAAAAGGTGATTATGATCGGTTCGGATATCGTGCGTGGAGTACTGACGCTACTGATTCCGCTTTTACCACGAGAGTTCTTGATTCTGTTGGTCATCACCTTTGCTATTTCCACAGTGACACAGTTTTTTGCACCAGCTGAGCAAGCAGCCATTCCCCTATTGGTGCGGCGGGAGAATTTATTGGCAGCTAATGCCTTATTTAGCAGCACAATGATGGGAGCGTTGATAGTTGGCTTTGCAGTGGGAGAACCGTTGTTGAGTTTGGCGAAAAGCCTTCTGGGAGAACAGTACGGTCAAGAAATTATAGTAAGTGTATTATATTTGGCATCGAGTGCGATTATGGTGCCGATTAAATTTAAAGAACACAAACCCCTTAAAGAAGATCAACAATCAAATCACCCTTGGACTGAATTCACCCAGAGTCTGCGCTATCTCAAGAAAAACCGTTTAGTATTAAATGCCATGCTGCAACTGACAACTTTATATTGTGTGTTTGCAGCCTTAACAGTGCTAGCGATTCAATTAGCACAAGAGTTTGGTTTAAAAGAAAAACAGTTCGGCTTTTTCTTGGCAGCAGCAGGTGTAGGTATGGTGTTTGGTGCAGGAGTTTTAGGTCATTGGGGCGAGAAATTTCATCACAAACCCTTACCTTTAATTGGATTTTTGATGATGGCACTAGTGTTGGGAGTGTTCACTTTTACCCACAACTTGGTGCTAGCGTTGGGACTTTGTGCATTGTTGGGTTTGGGTGCTTCTTTCATTGGCGTGCCTATGCAAACTTTAATTCAGCAACAAACACCGCCTAATATGCATGGTAAAGTATTTGGCTTTCAAAATCATGCTGTGAACATTGCCCTTTCGGCACCCTTGGCAATTATTGGCCCCCTAACTGATGAGCTAGGCTTGCGAACTGTATTACTGGGAATGAGTGCTGTAGTGGTGATTGTCGGTGTTTGGGCTTGGCAAAATACCCGTAGAGTCTTGCAAGATGTAATTTAA
- a CDS encoding PEP-CTERM sorting domain-containing protein (PEP-CTERM proteins occur, often in large numbers, in the proteomes of bacteria that also encode an exosortase, a predicted intramembrane cysteine proteinase. The presence of a PEP-CTERM domain at a protein's C-terminus predicts cleavage within the sorting domain, followed by covalent anchoring to some some component of the (usually Gram-negative) cell surface. Many PEP-CTERM proteins exhibit an unusual sequence composition that includes large numbers of potential glycosylation sites. Expression of one such protein has been shown restore the ability of a bacterium to form floc, a type of biofilm.), which produces MSKNIFTVLTSSIVAVTVIAVSPHKSQALTFDFQFDNTPDGTVTPPFVGTGTFSFDGDPGNGTFALTSLPNFNFSFNVNGNSFTNTDILTPVANILAKIETNGSDRFVNFGGSGGGFFGGSIDFRNANFLTFQPNFGSLYGTTGGFGTYQGIVPKDVTPVPEPASILGLLGLSLGALVAKNKKQA; this is translated from the coding sequence ATGAGCAAAAACATTTTTACTGTCTTAACATCAAGCATAGTAGCTGTAACAGTGATCGCTGTTTCACCTCACAAATCACAAGCACTAACCTTTGATTTTCAATTTGATAATACACCTGATGGCACTGTAACTCCTCCCTTCGTAGGAACAGGAACGTTTAGCTTTGACGGAGATCCTGGAAATGGAACATTCGCACTTACGTCTTTACCAAACTTTAACTTTTCCTTTAATGTTAATGGAAACAGCTTTACAAACACGGATATTTTAACGCCAGTGGCTAATATTCTTGCAAAAATCGAAACTAATGGTAGTGATCGTTTCGTCAACTTCGGTGGTTCGGGTGGTGGCTTCTTCGGAGGGTCTATCGATTTTAGAAATGCTAATTTTTTAACTTTCCAACCCAATTTCGGATCACTTTATGGTACAACTGGTGGTTTCGGAACTTACCAGGGGATAGTACCGAAAGATGTTACCCCTGTTCCTGAACCAGCTAGCATCTTAGGTTTATTAGGTTTATCCTTGGGAGCGTTGGTTGCTAAGAATAAAAAACAAGCTTAA
- the ilvB gene encoding biosynthetic-type acetolactate synthase large subunit: MTVRLPDSISIPQTENDNSTGDNALNQSNAVLAQSATSVPVANPKRATGGFALLDSLVRHGVEYIFGYPGGAILPIYDDLYKVEATGAIKHILVRHEQGAAHAADGYARATGKVGVCFGTSGPGATNLVTGIATAYMDSIPMIIVTGQVPRKMIGTDAFQETDIYGITLPIVKHSYVVRDPADMARIVAEAFHIASTGRPGPVLIDVPKDVAFEEFDYMPVEPGSVKLHGYRPTVKGNPRQINAAIKLIRESRRPLLYVGGGAIASNAHQEVKELAELFNIPVTTTLMGIGAFDEHHPLALGMLGMHGTAYANFAVTDCDLLICVGARFDDRVTGKLDEFASHAKVIHIDIDPAEVGKNRVPEVPIVGDVRHVLVDLLRRCKQSAIKNTPKQTQEWLNLVNRWREEYPLVVPHHPDSISPQEAIVEISRQAPQAFYTTDVGQHQMWSAQFLKNGPRRWISSAGLGTMGFGLPAAMGAKVAFPDEEVICISGDASFQMCLQELGTISQYGINVKTVIINNGWQGMVRQWQQAFHGERYSCSNMEVGMPDIELLAKAYGIKGMVISDRAQLKDAIAEMLAHQGPVIVDLRVTRDENCYPMVAPGKNNAQMVGLPKQPPKTSVEPVYCSHCGTTNQSSHNFCSECGNKL; this comes from the coding sequence GTGACCGTGCGCTTGCCTGACTCAATCAGTATCCCACAAACCGAGAATGACAATAGTACTGGCGACAACGCTCTTAACCAGAGCAACGCCGTGCTTGCCCAGTCTGCCACTTCTGTACCAGTTGCAAATCCCAAGCGTGCAACTGGTGGCTTTGCTCTCCTAGACAGTCTCGTGCGTCACGGGGTCGAATACATTTTTGGTTATCCTGGTGGGGCAATCCTACCTATTTACGATGACCTATACAAAGTGGAAGCAACTGGAGCAATTAAGCACATCTTGGTGAGGCATGAACAAGGTGCAGCCCACGCCGCTGATGGTTACGCCCGCGCCACAGGCAAGGTAGGAGTATGCTTTGGCACTTCTGGCCCTGGGGCAACTAATTTGGTGACAGGCATCGCCACAGCCTACATGGATTCGATTCCGATGATTATAGTCACCGGACAAGTACCTCGGAAAATGATTGGTACAGATGCCTTCCAAGAAACCGATATCTACGGAATTACGCTCCCAATAGTCAAGCATTCTTATGTGGTGCGCGATCCGGCTGATATGGCTCGGATTGTTGCTGAAGCGTTCCACATCGCTAGTACTGGGCGTCCAGGGCCAGTTTTGATCGATGTCCCCAAAGATGTGGCTTTTGAAGAATTTGACTACATGCCTGTGGAACCAGGTTCAGTCAAGTTACATGGATATCGCCCCACAGTTAAGGGTAATCCCCGGCAAATTAATGCAGCCATCAAGTTAATCCGGGAAAGTCGCCGTCCATTGCTGTATGTGGGTGGAGGTGCGATCGCTTCTAATGCCCACCAAGAAGTCAAAGAACTGGCTGAATTATTCAATATCCCCGTCACCACAACGTTGATGGGTATCGGTGCTTTTGATGAACATCATCCTTTGGCGTTGGGAATGTTAGGGATGCATGGCACCGCCTACGCTAATTTTGCCGTTACCGATTGCGACTTGCTGATTTGCGTCGGTGCAAGATTCGACGATCGCGTCACTGGCAAATTAGACGAATTCGCCTCCCACGCGAAAGTCATTCACATCGACATCGACCCCGCTGAAGTTGGTAAAAACCGCGTTCCCGAAGTACCCATTGTCGGTGATGTGCGGCATGTCTTAGTTGACTTGTTGCGTCGCTGCAAGCAATCAGCCATCAAGAATACCCCCAAACAAACCCAAGAGTGGCTGAATCTAGTAAACCGCTGGCGAGAAGAGTATCCCTTAGTGGTGCCTCACCATCCTGACAGCATATCGCCCCAAGAAGCAATTGTAGAAATTAGTCGCCAAGCACCCCAGGCTTTCTACACCACAGATGTGGGACAACATCAAATGTGGTCTGCACAGTTCCTCAAGAATGGGCCAAGGCGCTGGATTTCTAGCGCAGGTTTGGGAACTATGGGTTTTGGTTTGCCTGCGGCTATGGGTGCGAAAGTGGCATTTCCGGATGAAGAAGTCATCTGTATCAGCGGTGATGCCAGCTTCCAAATGTGTTTGCAGGAACTAGGAACCATATCACAGTATGGTATTAATGTCAAGACTGTGATTATTAATAACGGCTGGCAGGGGATGGTACGCCAGTGGCAGCAAGCTTTTCACGGCGAGCGTTACTCATGCTCGAATATGGAAGTAGGAATGCCAGACATTGAGTTATTGGCAAAAGCCTATGGAATTAAGGGTATGGTAATTAGCGATCGCGCCCAATTAAAAGATGCGATCGCCGAAATGCTGGCACATCAAGGCCCGGTAATCGTGGATCTCCGCGTCACCAGAGACGAAAACTGTTATCCAATGGTAGCCCCTGGTAAGAACAATGCTCAGATGGTCGGCTTACCTAAGCAACCGCCAAAGACCTCTGTAGAACCAGTGTATTGCAGCCATTGCGGTACAACCAATCAATCCAGCCATAACTTCTGTTCGGAATGTGGCAATAAGTTGTAA
- a CDS encoding tellurite resistance TerB family protein — protein sequence MSQRKLPKGRSSSSVALEPEVAIAIIGLFSAAADGEGISSTEEYALSEFLGRVGLFEDYSDEDFEELTEKVVSLIEEEEPESLIAQAIESLPNRGYREAAYITAILVVGIDEEVPEDEQDYISELQESLKISDERAQELIDGVFGEEEEEEEEEE from the coding sequence ATGTCTCAACGCAAGTTGCCCAAAGGCCGTAGTAGCAGTTCAGTTGCTTTAGAACCAGAAGTTGCGATCGCAATCATTGGGCTGTTTTCTGCTGCTGCTGATGGTGAAGGTATTTCTTCAACAGAAGAGTATGCTTTGAGTGAATTTCTCGGTCGAGTTGGCTTATTTGAAGATTACTCTGACGAAGACTTTGAAGAGTTGACAGAAAAAGTAGTCAGTTTGATCGAAGAAGAAGAACCAGAAAGTTTAATTGCCCAAGCGATCGAATCTTTACCAAATCGAGGTTATCGAGAAGCTGCATACATCACCGCTATCTTAGTAGTAGGGATTGATGAAGAAGTACCCGAAGATGAACAGGATTATATCTCAGAACTTCAAGAAAGCTTGAAGATTTCAGACGAACGAGCGCAAGAACTCATAGACGGAGTGTTTGGAGAAGAAGAGGAAGAAGAGGAAGAGGAAGAGTAA
- a CDS encoding tetratricopeptide repeat protein, translating to MNEQRQQAYLNLIQRLLNCRTNDEFQETLAANQELLDAGLLQTIEPEAQRFSQQGDEKRANLLQSLAMQLREALNLDNKVDLQSLSEEEIQTYYQFLMQVIQATADSSGNSQVVYPLLAKNTDKLDGVLAEILRRWGTNRLEEAKADEAENLAVDIVEFSNLIADFPLGDKASNMEIAITGYEVALTVYTREALPIDWAMTQNNLGLAYCSRIKGDRAKNIENAIAAYTAALTVRTKEALPENHAETLFGLGRTYQDTNKFNLAYNTFESAIVTIESLREEIVSGEESKRKQAEQFNKVYSCMVEVCRELNNVMNKLDQLILIWKSISKNLKSKKITL from the coding sequence ATGAATGAACAGCGTCAGCAAGCCTATCTCAACCTCATTCAACGCCTGTTGAATTGCCGTACTAACGATGAATTCCAAGAAACTTTGGCAGCAAACCAAGAATTACTTGATGCTGGCCTCTTACAGACAATAGAACCAGAAGCACAGAGGTTTTCACAGCAAGGGGATGAGAAGAGAGCGAATTTGTTGCAAAGTTTGGCAATGCAACTAAGGGAAGCGTTGAATCTAGATAATAAAGTAGATTTGCAATCTCTCAGTGAGGAAGAGATACAGACATATTACCAATTCTTGATGCAGGTAATACAAGCAACCGCAGACAGTAGTGGTAATTCCCAGGTAGTTTACCCCTTGCTGGCAAAGAATACAGACAAACTCGACGGAGTGTTAGCAGAAATATTGCGCCGTTGGGGGACAAATAGACTTGAGGAAGCGAAAGCAGATGAAGCGGAAAATTTAGCAGTAGATATTGTTGAATTTAGCAATCTAATAGCGGATTTCCCCTTGGGTGACAAAGCCAGCAATATGGAAATTGCCATTACTGGCTATGAAGTCGCGTTGACTGTCTACACCAGAGAAGCTTTGCCTATTGATTGGGCAATGACGCAAAATAATCTCGGACTTGCCTACTGTTCTAGAATAAAAGGAGACAGGGCAAAGAACATCGAAAATGCGATCGCTGCTTACACTGCTGCTTTAACTGTCAGAACCAAAGAAGCTTTGCCTGAAAACCATGCAGAAACTTTGTTTGGACTGGGAAGAACTTACCAAGACACAAACAAGTTTAACTTAGCATACAATACTTTTGAGTCTGCCATTGTCACCATAGAATCTTTGCGAGAAGAAATAGTATCTGGAGAAGAAAGCAAACGCAAACAAGCGGAACAGTTCAACAAAGTTTATAGCTGTATGGTAGAGGTTTGCAGGGAATTAAATAATGTTATGAACAAGCTAGATCAGCTTATTCTGATCTGGAAAAGTATAAGCAAGAATTTAAAGAGCAAAAAAATAACTCTATAG
- a CDS encoding type II toxin-antitoxin system VapC family toxin — translation MKFLLDTNTCIIYMRGKNSTLKEKLESTATKDIAVCSIVKAELFYGAMKSAKPQRNLSLQLQFLAQFISLPFDDLAATTFGTIRSQLEALGTPIGAYDLQIAAIALTNNLTLITHNTREFQRINNLLIEDWEI, via the coding sequence GTGAAATTCTTGCTCGATACTAACACCTGCATTATCTATATGCGGGGTAAAAATTCTACTTTGAAAGAGAAATTAGAATCTACTGCTACTAAAGATATTGCTGTTTGCTCAATCGTCAAAGCTGAACTATTTTATGGAGCAATGAAAAGTGCCAAACCACAACGTAATCTTAGTTTACAACTGCAATTTTTAGCTCAATTTATATCACTACCATTTGACGATTTAGCAGCAACAACATTTGGCACAATTCGCTCTCAACTAGAAGCTTTAGGTACTCCAATTGGTGCGTATGACTTACAAATTGCTGCGATCGCACTGACAAATAACTTAACCCTCATCACCCATAACACTAGAGAATTTCAACGTATTAATAACTTGTTGATTGAGGATTGGGAGATATAG
- the dacB gene encoding D-alanyl-D-alanine carboxypeptidase/D-alanyl-D-alanine-endopeptidase gives MGFLLLFLSTQTAFINKVAQAQTQVSPATSTKTICPAQLGTSIDAVINRPVFSRVRWGILIQPLSAGQNLYARDAQKYFTPASNAKLLTTAAALQQLGANFRIRTSVYQNANGVLRVVGRGDPSLNDTQLQALAKQLQQKGITQIQQLIADDSYIQGDIVNPTWQWEDVQSDYGAPVNSFILNQNVFGLKFVPQAVGKTSQLVWIDGNEAKQWRTINQSITVAQNQPSYINVTRDLAGGVLRIQGQIAANSQPYLVNLPVVDPNYYFLRRFRTALATEKISLGQTLVVSGGTNQQELAAVESPLLSELLMETNQNSNNLYAEALLRALAFKQPRVQNKSTADLGLEVLKASLTQLGVDSANYVLVDGSGLSRRDLATPEAFVQTLRGIAKTPAASVYRASLPVAGKSGTLTNRFRGTPAEGIVQAKTGTLTGVVSLSGYVNVPKYEPLVFSIIVNQSEQPASVIRQAMDEIVVFLAQLQRC, from the coding sequence CTGGGTTTTTTACTGCTATTTTTGAGTACCCAAACAGCATTTATTAATAAAGTTGCTCAAGCACAAACACAAGTCTCACCAGCAACCAGCACAAAAACAATTTGTCCTGCCCAACTGGGAACATCTATAGATGCTGTAATCAATCGTCCTGTGTTCAGTCGGGTACGCTGGGGGATTTTAATACAACCTTTATCAGCTGGGCAAAATCTTTACGCACGAGATGCCCAAAAATACTTTACTCCAGCTTCTAATGCCAAACTTTTAACAACAGCAGCGGCCTTACAACAATTGGGTGCAAATTTTCGCATTCGTACTTCTGTTTATCAAAATGCTAATGGTGTATTGCGTGTAGTTGGTAGGGGAGATCCTAGTTTAAATGATACTCAATTGCAAGCATTAGCTAAACAGTTGCAACAAAAAGGTATTACCCAAATTCAGCAGTTGATTGCCGATGATAGTTATATTCAAGGGGATATTGTGAATCCCACTTGGCAATGGGAAGATGTACAATCAGACTATGGCGCACCTGTCAACAGTTTTATTCTCAATCAAAATGTTTTTGGCTTAAAATTTGTACCCCAAGCTGTTGGTAAAACATCACAATTAGTGTGGATTGATGGTAACGAAGCCAAACAGTGGCGAACAATTAATCAATCAATTACAGTTGCTCAAAACCAACCAAGCTACATCAATGTCACCCGCGATTTAGCAGGGGGTGTATTGCGAATACAAGGACAAATTGCAGCGAATTCCCAACCATATTTAGTTAATTTGCCTGTAGTTGACCCTAATTATTATTTTTTGCGGCGTTTCCGCACTGCATTAGCCACAGAAAAAATTAGTTTGGGACAGACATTGGTAGTTAGTGGTGGTACAAATCAACAGGAATTAGCAGCTGTAGAATCGCCACTTTTATCTGAATTATTGATGGAAACTAATCAAAATAGTAATAATCTTTATGCTGAGGCATTACTAAGAGCATTAGCTTTTAAACAACCCAGAGTTCAAAATAAGAGTACTGCTGATCTTGGGTTGGAAGTGCTGAAGGCAAGTTTGACTCAATTGGGAGTTGATTCAGCAAATTATGTTTTAGTGGATGGTTCCGGGTTATCACGTCGTGATTTAGCGACTCCAGAGGCTTTTGTACAAACTTTGCGCGGAATAGCAAAAACACCAGCAGCATCGGTATATCGTGCGTCTTTACCTGTGGCAGGCAAAAGTGGTACTTTAACTAATCGCTTTCGTGGTACTCCTGCTGAAGGTATTGTGCAAGCAAAAACAGGCACGTTGACGGGTGTTGTTTCTCTATCTGGCTATGTGAATGTGCCTAAATATGAGCCGTTGGTTTTTAGTATTATTGTCAATCAATCTGAACAACCTGCAAGCGTTATTCGGCAAGCAATGGATGAAATTGTTGTATTTTTAGCGCAGTTGCAGCGTTGTTAA
- a CDS encoding addiction module protein has protein sequence MDITATLKEITSLNVADRIRIVQAILDSIASEQVDPELTEVQQQELDRRISDYDANPDDVLTWEEIKASIKGR, from the coding sequence ATGGACATTACAGCGACTTTGAAGGAGATTACATCTTTAAACGTTGCAGATCGAATTCGTATTGTGCAAGCCATTCTAGATAGTATTGCATCAGAGCAAGTTGATCCAGAGCTTACAGAAGTGCAACAGCAGGAACTTGACCGACGAATTTCTGATTATGATGCGAATCCTGACGACGTATTAACGTGGGAAGAGATTAAAGCCTCAATCAAAGGACGATAA